A DNA window from Paenibacillus sp. HWE-109 contains the following coding sequences:
- a CDS encoding DUF4183 domain-containing protein — MPITKPFMAARRFNATAGDGTGVGVAFNILATATTNDAGTAATAFPTAPAYYNLYINAQLQTADTSTVTTTAITIPGGDTLDPATPIVIEFVVN; from the coding sequence ATGCCAATTACAAAACCTTTTATGGCTGCCAGAAGATTCAATGCTACAGCAGGAGACGGCACAGGCGTCGGTGTTGCATTTAATATTCTAGCTACAGCCACCACGAATGACGCAGGCACTGCTGCCACAGCATTTCCAACAGCTCCAGCGTATTATAATCTCTACATTAATGCACAGTTACAAACAGCCGATACTTCGACCGTTACTACCACGGCGATCACCATTCCTGGTGGTGATACACTTGATCCAGCGACTCCAATTGTAATCGAATTTGTTGTAAACTAA
- a CDS encoding MATE family efflux transporter → MIPLRFKARSHAMLNKYLTGESIDYRQVISLFFPILIDQAFLVGLSLVNTAMISSSGVAAVSAVSMVDSLNLLLVNVFVALATGGTVVVAQYKGSGNDKMVSKAAAASVTTVTLLGLILSLFVLLFYHPILKFLFGTADPEVFTHAGTYLVGSGLSYLGIAFKEAVNGALRGIGKTRVTLGLSLIMNLTYVLLNFIFVHFMDMGVLGLSVAVNISRYLAAGCALYYLLRLDANLRIQLKDLLDWNFSMFKKIMFIGLPFAAEQVFFNGGKMLTQIYIVSLGTYAIATNAISSVFAMLLQIPSIALSTALVTVVGQCIGRGSIQDARKFTRSFLWLSSGSLVLTGLLLLPFFKPLVSLFHPPAEIMDDLYLIMLVNMLVQIPLWSISFLLPGALRAAGDSRFTSITAMLTMWLFRVVLGYVFGITLGYGVFGVWAAMQLEWGVRGAIFLWRYRGEGWYKHRLVDAASKK, encoded by the coding sequence GTGATTCCGCTTCGCTTTAAGGCTCGAAGCCATGCTATGTTGAACAAATATCTTACAGGGGAATCCATTGATTACCGACAGGTGATATCGTTGTTTTTCCCAATTCTTATCGATCAAGCCTTCCTAGTTGGTCTAAGTTTGGTGAACACTGCTATGATCAGTTCGTCGGGTGTGGCGGCAGTCAGCGCAGTGAGTATGGTTGATTCGCTCAATCTCTTGCTGGTTAACGTTTTCGTTGCTTTGGCGACCGGGGGCACAGTGGTGGTGGCACAATACAAGGGCAGCGGGAATGATAAAATGGTTTCCAAGGCGGCAGCAGCTTCGGTAACTACTGTGACTTTACTGGGGCTAATCTTGAGTTTGTTTGTTCTCTTATTTTATCATCCGATTCTGAAGTTTCTTTTCGGTACGGCGGATCCAGAGGTGTTCACCCATGCGGGCACTTATCTGGTAGGAAGCGGCTTATCTTACCTCGGTATTGCCTTCAAGGAAGCCGTTAACGGGGCACTTAGGGGAATCGGGAAAACCCGAGTGACCTTGGGGTTGTCCTTGATTATGAACCTTACATACGTACTTCTGAACTTTATATTCGTTCATTTCATGGATATGGGGGTTCTAGGCTTAAGTGTGGCTGTGAATATTTCCCGCTATTTGGCTGCGGGTTGCGCACTGTACTACTTGCTCCGTCTGGATGCCAACCTGCGAATTCAACTTAAGGACTTGCTGGACTGGAATTTCTCGATGTTCAAGAAAATCATGTTTATCGGGCTGCCGTTTGCCGCGGAGCAGGTATTTTTTAATGGTGGTAAAATGTTAACCCAAATCTACATCGTTAGCTTAGGCACGTATGCGATTGCAACGAATGCGATCAGTTCGGTTTTCGCTATGCTCTTGCAAATCCCCTCAATCGCTTTGTCAACAGCCTTGGTCACAGTGGTTGGGCAGTGCATAGGGAGGGGCAGTATACAGGATGCCCGCAAATTTACGAGGTCGTTTCTATGGCTATCGTCGGGCTCGCTGGTTCTAACAGGCTTGCTGCTGCTCCCGTTCTTCAAGCCTCTCGTAAGTCTGTTCCACCCGCCAGCGGAAATTATGGACGATCTGTACCTGATTATGCTGGTTAATATGCTCGTCCAAATCCCTCTATGGTCGATCAGTTTTCTGCTGCCTGGGGCGCTGCGAGCTGCAGGTGATTCTCGGTTCACCTCCATTACGGCGATGTTGACTATGTGGTTGTTTCGCGTCGTTCTCGGCTATGTTTTTGGTATCACGCTGGGCTACGGAGTGTTCGGTGTGTGGGCGGCTATGCAATTGGAGTGGGGTGTGCGCGGGGCGATTTTCCTATGGCGTTATCGCGGAGAGGGATGGTACAAGCATCGTCTGGTAGATGCAGCGAGCAAGAAATAA
- a CDS encoding DUF4183 domain-containing protein translates to MLCRNTRKKTRRVPLTRKHMCKKSNSDGKKDCKKKTITACPLPRKKGRKKIIVICKKNRRVACPSPNINVTAPQGIQGPQGLQGLQGLEGLQGLQGLQGLQGLQGLQGALGIQGPQGIQGPPGLPGPSIIPEIIIVPSARRYFYTVISDTQSLVTIPANEFTNDEGRFITAFIVIGPNSYSNLYINGMLQESSLYSLNTNALTIRANNQTIFSGTPIILEIIHFFAQTSY, encoded by the coding sequence TTGTTGTGTCGCAATACCCGTAAAAAAACCCGAAGGGTTCCATTAACAAGAAAGCATATGTGTAAAAAATCTAATTCCGATGGCAAAAAAGATTGTAAAAAGAAGACAATTACGGCTTGCCCTTTGCCAAGAAAAAAGGGACGCAAGAAAATTATTGTCATCTGTAAAAAAAATAGACGTGTTGCCTGTCCTTCACCAAACATTAATGTAACTGCTCCTCAAGGCATACAAGGCCCTCAGGGACTTCAAGGGCTTCAAGGACTTGAAGGGCTTCAGGGACTTCAAGGGCTTCAGGGGCTTCAGGGGCTTCAGGGGCTTCAAGGAGCACTTGGAATACAAGGACCACAAGGCATACAAGGCCCTCCTGGCCTCCCAGGTCCTTCCATCATCCCTGAAATTATCATTGTTCCAAGCGCTCGAAGATACTTTTATACGGTCATTTCTGATACGCAATCCCTTGTAACTATTCCAGCTAATGAATTCACTAACGATGAAGGAAGATTCATAACCGCATTTATAGTGATAGGTCCAAATAGCTATAGCAATCTTTATATCAATGGCATGTTGCAAGAAAGCAGTTTATACAGCTTAAATACAAACGCCTTGACTATTCGCGCCAACAATCAAACTATTTTTTCTGGTACGCCGATTATTCTCGAAATCATTCATTTTTTTGCTCAAACATCCTATTAA
- a CDS encoding type 1 glutamine amidotransferase domain-containing protein, with protein sequence MKKILVVVTSANQIDSEKSTGLWLSEFAEPFIEFSKQGYEITVASPLGGKTPIDSNSVSADLHQEILDAEKFLANTIKVDEVNAEDYDVIFLPGGHGTMFDLPDNGKLQTLLREFYEAGKIVAAVCHGPAGLVNTKLSDGKFLVEGKRITAFTDSEEKAAGLDSYMPFLLESKLRQAGSNFVTAPDWSDHYEVDGNLITGQNPQSTLSVAKAVIAKLN encoded by the coding sequence ATGAAAAAAATACTAGTAGTTGTCACTTCTGCCAATCAAATAGATAGTGAAAAATCTACAGGACTGTGGCTTTCGGAATTTGCTGAGCCCTTCATTGAATTTTCCAAACAGGGGTATGAGATAACTGTGGCTAGCCCTTTAGGCGGTAAAACTCCGATTGATAGCAATAGTGTAAGTGCTGATTTGCATCAAGAAATCTTGGATGCCGAGAAGTTTCTTGCAAATACGATCAAAGTGGATGAAGTAAATGCGGAGGATTATGATGTGATTTTCCTGCCAGGCGGCCACGGAACGATGTTTGATCTACCTGATAACGGGAAGCTTCAAACACTGCTGAGAGAATTCTATGAGGCTGGGAAAATTGTCGCTGCGGTTTGCCATGGACCGGCTGGTTTAGTCAATACGAAGCTGTCTGATGGCAAATTCTTGGTGGAAGGCAAACGCATAACGGCCTTTACAGATTCGGAAGAAAAAGCTGCTGGATTGGATAGCTATATGCCATTCCTGCTGGAGTCCAAGCTTCGTCAAGCAGGTTCCAACTTTGTTACGGCGCCAGATTGGAGCGATCACTATGAGGTTGACGGCAATTTAATCACAGGTCAAAATCCTCAATCCACACTTAGCGTAGCCAAAGCGGTTATAGCAAAATTGAACTAA